TCGCGCGGCGGTTCGCACTTCTGAGAGGCGGACGTACTCGCGTTTCGAGTGCGCAACGGCCCCTATCTCGTCGCTCAGGTCACCGGGGCCGAACACCACAGTCGGCCCGTTACTTGCGAAATACGAGGCCTCTGTCGCGGCCCCGAACTGTCGAACCCCGCCGCCACTAGCTTCCTGCAGTGTGCGGACCAGTTCCGCGTCGGTGTCGGTCGCAAACGCCTCGGGGAACGGCGTATCCGGGCGGATGAGGTCCACGGTGAGGTCCATCGACTCCGGGAGCCACTGTTCGAGGTGGGCCTGCAGGTCGGCACAGAAGGACTCGCTGGTCTCCGGCGGGACGCTCCGCCGGTCGAACGTGATGGTGCATTCGGCCGGGACCTGATTGGTCGCTTCGCCGCCCTCGACCATCGACGGGGTGAGAATGGGGTAGCCAAGCGTTTCGTGTTCGCCGGGGCCTGTCTTCTCGTCGTATGCCTCCATCGCCTGCAGAATCGGCGCGGCGGCCCGAATCGCGTTGTGGCCGCTGCCGGGGTCGGCGGCGTGGGCGCTCTCGCCGTGGATGGTGACTGTCCCCTCGAACTGGCCGCGAGCGGCGGTACACACGTCGAGGCCGGTCGGTTCGCCGACGATGTAGCCGTCGGCGTCGACTGTGTCCGCGAGGTGTGCGCCGCCGGTCTGTGTCGTCTCCTCGTCGGTGGAGATCGCCAGCGTGACGCGGCCGTTGTCGGGCGTCACGGTGAGGAACGCATCGAGGAGTGCCGCGAGCGGCCCTTTCGCGTCGCAGGCGCCGCGGCCACAGACGATGTCGCCGTCCCCGTCACCGCCAGAGCCATCAATACTCTCGTCTGGCCCCGGCGGCTCCGTCCGCCGCTCGTAGGGCAGATGCGGCGGCACGGTGTCTATGTGCGTGTTGAGCAGGATATGGGTCCCGTCGGTATCGCCACGGGACACGACGACGTTACCGAGGTCGTCTATCTCCGGGTACTCGCCGGCGTCTTCGAGCGTGTCGACCAGCAGCGAGCGCATGTCATCGACGCGCTCGTGTGACGGCGTTTCGACGGCCTGCCGGTGGAACGAAGGGATGTCGAACGCCATTACCGCTCCATGCGAGTCACGTCCGCCAGCGTCTCACGCTCCCGCACGATGCGGGTCTCGCTGTCCTCGAACGCGACTTCCGCCGGCCGCGGCTGGGAGTGGAACTGGTTCGCCAGTTCGTAACCGTACGCGCCGGCGTTGCCGATGGCGAGCAGGTCAGTCCGCTCGGGTCGGGCGATGGGTCGGTCAGTACAGAACACGTCGGCGCTCGTACAGCACGGACCACCAACGGACACCGGTTCGGCTTCCCGGCCCGGCGCAGTGACGTTCCGAATCGGGTGGTAGGAGCCGAACATTGCCGGTCGGATGAGCGTCGCCAGCGAGGCGTCGACGCCGACGACGGTCGCCGCCGGCGTCTCCTTGACCGTGTTGACCTCGGTGAGAATCAGTTCGGCGTCGGCGACGACGTAGCGACCGGGTTCGAGTTTGACCTGCGCGTTGAGGTCCCCGACCGCCTCGCGGACCTTCTCGCCGACGGTATCCATGTCCAGCGGCTCGACAGTCTCCCTGTAGGGAACGCCGAAGCCGCCGCCGAAGTCGACAAAGTCCAGTTCCGCGCCGTCGGCGATGACTGCTCGGCCCATGTCGGCGACCTTGGCGATGGCTCGGCAGTGGTCGTCTAAGTCGTCGTGGAGAACGCCGCTGCCGGCGTGGGCGTGCAGGCCGACGAGGTCGAAGCGCTCGCGCACGTCGGCCGCGACTTCGGGCACCTCATCGTAGGGGATGCCGAACTTGGCGTCTTTCCCCGTCGCCACTTTCTCGTGGTGGCCCGTCCCGATGCCGGGGTTGATGCGGATGGCGACCCGGCCGTCGTAGCCGCGTTCTTCAAGGCGGTCGAAGGTGTCCCGCGCGCCGGCCGTAATCGTCAGGCCGGGGTTCTCGGCGGCCAGTTCGACGGCACGGTCGAGGTCGTGATCCGGCGGATTGACGGCCGTGTACTGGAGCGTGTTCGGGTCCGCGCCGGCATCGATAGCCCGCTGGAGTTCCCCCCAGGCCGCACACTCGATGTCCGCGCCCGTCTCAAGCAGTTTCGAGAGGACGGCCTGTCCGGTGTGGGCCTTCGCGGCGTACATGACATGGGCGTCGGGGAACGCCGCGGCAAATCGCTCGTAGTTCTCGGCGACGCGGTCGAGATCAACGACGTACAGCGGCGTGCCGTGCTCGGCAGCCACCGCCTCCAGACGCTCGTGGTCCCAGTCCGCGAGGCGGCGGACCGGCGGCGAGTCGTGGCTCATTGGGGAAACCACGGTGTCGGCGGCTAACAAGGGTTCCGTTTCGATACACACAGCGCCCCAACTGGCCATCTCTCTATCGGGCGACGGTCGGATGCGGACGGTGCTGCGCAACAATCGTCTGTCGGCGCGTGAGGACACACCGGTATGTGAGCCGTGCCTGCCGATTCGAGCCAGCAGTACTGTTCCCGGTTACTCTGTGCGTTCTGTCGACCGTTCTCGAACGTGTACGACACCGTCGTTTGTCACATCAATGCGGAGTGGCACCTGCACCGTGTCCTGCTGAATCGCCCCATCGACGGCGTCATCGATGAGTTGCAACAGATTCGAGGAGCCGTAATTGACCTCCACACCGGCCTCATCACAGGCGGCATACACCGTCGGTGGAATATCGTAGATATCGGTCCCGGCTTCGATGTCAACACAAACGGGTGCGGTCAGGGTGTTTGCGAAGGCGACCGTCTGGCGTGCTTTTTCGACGTTTTCTCTCGCATTGCGCTCGATACTTGAAATATTCGCGCGTGACGTGCCGAGCAACTCCCCGATATCGCTCTGACGGACATCGTTTTCGCGGAGCGCAAGTACCTCCGCTTGCCGGCGCGTTAGCACGCTCTCGTCCGCATCAAAGCCGACAGCAGCGAGCAGTTCGCCCGGGTCGATTCGTTCATCCATAGCCACAGGTCGGTAGCTGGACTGAAAACAACGTTGTTGCCAGCCGCGAGCGGCCATCCCTGGCCGTACTAAGTAAGGTGGACTGACCCTGAGCGACAGCACAGACTGCTGACTGCCGAGTTCACTGTTCGGTAACGGACACAGCGCCTGGCGACTGCCAGCGGGTCACGTCGCCGCTTGGGTGGCGTGCCATGACAATCGATTCGGCGTCGTGTGACCGGGCGAACCGCTTTACCATGGCCGTTTCGGTGAAGTCATCCGGGGCATCGATATACACACGTCTGGTCAGCCCATCTGTATGCAGTGACACCCATCCGGCCAGCGCCAGTTCGGTTTTGGGGTCTCGTGTCCCCGCAGCAGCGTCGGGCACCACTGCCCGGAACAGCCGCTCGTGCATCCCTGACGGGACGACGTATTTCGTCCCGTCGGGGGCGATGGACACGTTGGCGGCTTCAATCTGTCCGGGAGGGACTTGCGGGAACGGGACGCTCACATCAATCGAGTGAAATATTCACCGTCTTCGTCTGCGTGTAATGTTCGATCGTTTCCTCGCCGATCTCTCGACCGATTCCCGACTGCTTGTATCCGCCGAACGGCTGGCCTGCCGGGAAGTCGTTGTAGGTGTTGACCCAGATGTTCCCCGCTTCGATGTCTTTTGCACACTGGTGCGCCTTCGAGAGGTCTTCTGTGAGGACTCCTGCTGCGAGACCGTAGTCGACATCGTTAGCCAGTTCCATCATCTCATCGTACTCGCTCCAGCTGAACACTTCCTGAACCGGGCCGAAGATTTCTTCCTGGACCGGTTTGCTGTCGTGGTCAATCTCGTCAATAAGTGTCGGCGCGACGAAGCAGCCATCCGAAAGGGCTTCGTCGTCCGGCTGACTCCCTCCGGTGACGAAAGCGGCTCCTTCCTGTTCTGCCTCCTCTATGTAGCCCAGCGTCCGCTCGACCTGCTCTGCGGTCACTTTCGGGCCGAGGTCTGTCGCCTCCAGCAGTGGGTCATCTACAGTTAGGTCCTCGGCTGCAGCCGCAAGCTCATTCAGGAACTCGTCTTTGATGTCTTCATGGACGAACAACCGTGACCCGGCACAGCAACACTCACCGGTGTTAAAGAAGATTGCCGTAATCGTCGTCTGGACAGCCTGTTCCAGGTCTGCATCGGGGAACACAATGAGTGGACTCTTTCCGCCCAGTTCCAGCGTCACGTCGGTGATGGTTTCGGCGGCGCTTTGCATCACTTTACTCCCGATTTCTGTCGATCCAGTGAACGCTAGCTTCCGGATGTCAGGGTGTTTCGAGAGCGGCTCCCCTGCCTCCGGACCGAACCCGGTGACGACGTTAACGACGCCGTCGGGAATCACATCTTCCGTAATTTCCATCAGTTTGAGAATACTCAGCGGCGTCTCCTCGGCAGGCTTCAGTACGACGGTGTTACCGGCCGACAGCGCCGGGGCGAGCTTCCAGGCCGCCATCAGCAACGGGAAGTTCCACGGGATTATCTGTCCAACAACCCCATACGGCTCCCGGAGCGTCTGGACGTGCCGGCTGTCGTCAGTTTCAATGGTCCGTCCCTCGCCCGACCGAGCGAGACCTGCGAAATACCGGAAGTGGTCGATAACGAGGTCAATATCGATCCGAGCCTCGCTAATCGGTTTCCCGTTATCTAAACTTTCGAGCTTCGCGAACTCCTCGCTGCGCTCCGCAATGGCATCTGCGATACTATCCAGCATTGCCTGGCGTGCGCCTGTAGACATATCGCTATACGTCTCGTCGTAGGCGTCCCATGCGGCCGCAACTGCACTGTCAATATCCTCCGCAGTGCCGGCTTGCACTTCCGCAAGCGGTTCACCGGTTGTCGGGTCTATCGTTTCGAATGTCTTCCCGGCGCTACTCTGGACCCATTCCCCACCGATGTACAGTTCCCGCCGATCCGGCAGCACCTCGTTTGCCGCCTGTTCGTGACGCTTCTTTATCGCTGACTTCCGCTCGGTTGCGCTCTGCTGCTTGCTGTCACTAGACATATCTACGGCAAATATTTCATGCTATCAATACTTAAAGTTTCAGGGTGGTGTAGCCAGTAGCGATTACAAAAACTCGGAACTCGGCCAAAAAGAAACCACTATAGGTTTCACCTTGCCCAATACAGTCCTAATACACGCTCGATATGTCGCCTGTGAGACCGCTGGAGAGCGTCGTCAGGAACCGCTGTCGTCTTATAACTAAAAGCACATACCGATACAGAAACGCTCGTTTCGGTCCAGTCCCAGAGGCCGATGTCCACGTTTCGAGGGCCGCTACTCCGCGCACCCCACTCTCTCTGCGTGCGTCTTCTGGCTCCATTGTTTTCAGTGTCTCCTCTCCATCGGCGACGACAACACCGCGGCGCGGACAGACCGCTCGGTCTGGACGAGTGCGGCCCGGCTCACACCGTTCGGGTGGCGTTCTCGCTGCCTGATAATGTTATCACACATTTATCATGTTCCCAATACAATCAAATCGCATGTCTTCCAGACTCGCCAGCGGCGGCCTCCGGGTCGCTACGCTCGCGCTCGTGTCGCTCGTTTTGCTATCGACTGTGGCCGGTACCGTTGCCGCGCAGTCGTATCAGGGAGCAAGCGGAACCATAATCATCGGACCTGACGAGACGTACGACAGCGTTGAGGGGGTCGCCGGGACGGTCATCGTTCGCGGGACGGTGACCGGAGACGTCGAAACCGCGGCAGGGACCGTCCACGTCACCGAGGCCGGTGAGGTGGGTGGGAACATCGAGGCTGCGGCGGGGACTGTCCGTATCGACGGCACTGTCGGCGGCAACGTCAGCGTCGCCGGCGGGACAGTCGAGATCGGCGAGACAGCCCAGATTGGCGGACACCTCGAAGCAGGTGCTGGCTTCCTCGCGATTCATGGGACGGTCAACGGGACCGTCCGTGCTGGTGCAGAGGAGTTCGTCCTCGGGCCGACGGCGTCGGTCGGCGGCGACGTCCGCTACGACGCAGCCACGTTCACCCGCGATCCCGAGGCCACCATCGGCGGGAGTGTCGTTCAGGACGAGAGCATCGGCGACAGCGCCGGGCCGGACTCCGGCGAGTTCGCGCTTCCGTCATGGATCGGTGTCGTCTACGGCCTGCTCGTAAACCTCCTGCTGGGTGCGATCCTACTGGCCGCCTTCCCGTCGTTTTCAGCGCGCGTCGCCGGACACGTCGCGGAGCGCCCGGCGAAGTCCGGGGGCGTCGGCCTGCTGACACTCGTCGCCGTGCCCGTCGTCCTCGTCGTTCTCCTGTTCACCATCGTCGGCATCCCGCTCTCGCTGGTCGGTGCCGTCATTTTCGGCGTCGCGGTGTGGGTCGCCGTCGTCTACGGCCAGTTCGCCGCTGGGTCGTGGGCGCTCTCGCTCGCTGACCGGGAGAACCGCTGGCTCGCGCTCGTCGTCGGCCTCATCGGGTTTGCAATTCTCGGTGCGATACCGGTTGTCGGGTGGGTGTTCGAACTGCTTGCGCTTTTACTCGGCCTCGGCGCACTGGCACTCACCCTCAGAGAGTCCTACCAGCGCCGTGGGAACGTCGCAGACGGGCGGCAAACGACACTTGACGAGATCGACAGCGATACCACCGCGGCCTGAAGTCCGAGCGACACGCCGCCGTTGGCTCCCCTCCAGTCACTCAGCTTCGATACTCAACAACTCTTGACCGTGGCGTAGACTGTCTCAACTATCAGTCCGTCCACCAGATGCGCCCGCCGGACGAGGTGATGCCGAGAGCGCTCTCCACGGTCGAAACTCCATTGCTCGCGGGTCACTTCGCTCACCGTTCGCTTTACCGAGGGCCGCGCTTCGCGCGCCCTCGCTACTCCCGAAGCGCGTCTTCTCTCTCCGTCGCTTCCAGCGTCTCCTCCTCGACATCGGTCGCCACCACAGCGGGCTTGTACGCCCCGCCGGGAATCAGGTCGTTCTCGCCGACTGAAGAGTCGACGAAGCGCTGGAAGGCGCGCCGTTCCGGCGGCAGTTCGCCGTACAGTACCTCGTCCTTGACGAGATCGTAGACGGGAATCCGCGGCGTCAGGAGCGTGTTCTCACCGACAATCGAGCCTTCGCCAACGACGAAGCCGCTGGTGACGCGACAGCCAGCGCCCAGCGATACCTCGTCCTCAACGATGACTGGGGCGTTCTCGACCGGTTCGAGGACGCCGCCGATGAGCGTGTTCGCGCCGAGCTTGACGTTCTCGCCGATCTGGGCGCAGGAACCGACGGTGTCACAGGAGTCGATGAGCGTCCCGTCGCCGACGTACGCCCCGATGTTGACGAACGAGGGCGACATCATGATGCAGTCCTCACCGAGGTACGCGCCACGGCGGATGGTCGTGCCGTCCGGCGTGTTGCGGGTCCCGCGCTCGCCGAGGTCCTCAGTCTCCCGGAGTGGGAGCACGTCGTGGTAGTCGACGCCGCCGTACTCCCGGGCGACGGTCTCGCGCAGGCCGAAGTTCAGCAGAATGCCCTGCTTGACCCACGCGTTCGCCTCCCACTCGCCGCCAGACTTCTCCGCGGCGCGGACCTCGCCGGCTTCCAGCGCCGTGAGGAATTCATCGAGTACAGCGAGGTGGTCGTCGGTCGTGTCGGCCGCCGAGAGGCCGTCCTGTTTCCGTTGCCAGAGGTCGTCGATATCGGCTTCGAGGCTCATACCACCCGGTTGCGACGCCGGGGGCTTACCTATCGGGGTTTCGGGATGGGTGTGCTACCATGCCGCATTTTCCGTCTGTCGTTCTCTCAGTCGGACCCGCGGCCGGGGATGTACCCGCATTCCCGGCACATACTGATGCGCGGTGCCGTCGCTTCGAATTCACTGGAACATCGTGGGCAATCGGTCGCTGGTAGTTGTACGTGCTGGTTCGTAGCCATAGACGATACGCGGCAACTCCGACATATAAGGCTGACCGTGGTATTGAGAGAGGTATTCGAGTGTGTATTATCACATATTCATATTTTCCGAATACCGGGTGTCAATATGGTCGCCGCTCACCGATCCGTCGATAGTAACAATTGAAACGATTTACACACTGATCGCACTACAGTCGTCCGATCAGGTGTGCATTGATTTTCAACGGCTACTATAGAACCGCAATCAATTACGGCGAGTAGACCGCTGAAAACCGTCCCGTGTTTCCCCTCCGGTCTCCTTCAGGCGTCTACAACGTCGCCGAACTCGTACCAGCCGGCGTCGCAGCCGACGAGCCACGTCGCCGCGTCCAGTGCGCCGGCGGCGAACACACCGCGGTCCTCGGCCCGGTGGGAGAGCGAGAGGACTTCGTCGTTGCCGGCCAGTACGAGTTCGTGCTCCCCGCGAATGTCACCGGCTCGCCTGGCGAACACGCCGATTTCGTCGTCGTCGCGCGGTGCGTGCCCTTCCCGGCCGTACACCGGCTCTACGTCGCGCTCCTCTTGGATCACGTCGAGGATGCTGTTGGCCGTCCCCGACGGCGCGTCGACCTTGCGGTTGTGGTGGGTCTCCATGAGTTCGAGGTCGTAGTCGTCGAGCGTCCCGACGGCCTCGCTGACGAGGCGCTGGAGGACCTGAATTCCCTGCGAGAAGTTGGTCGCCTTCAGCAGCGGAACCTCCTCACTGGCGTCTCGCAGACTGGCCATCCCGTCCTCGTCGAAGCCGGTGGTTCCGACGACCATCGAGACGCCCGCTTCGACGCAGGCTTCGGCGACGGTCAGCGCACCCTCTGGGACAGCGAAGTCGACGACAACGTCCACGTCGTACTCCCGGAGCGCCTCGGCGGCATCGGCGAGGTCGACGACAGGGACGCCGTCGACCGCGTTGGTATCGCTGGTCGCAAAGCCGACCACGACCTCGCTGTCGGTGGCGGCCTCGATGACAGCGCCACCCATCTGGCCGGTGACGCCGTTGACCGCCACCCGCGTCATCGCTCGGCCTCCGCGTACTCGTCTTCGAGGTCTTCGGTTTCGAGCGTCGCGAGCACGTCACGCAGGTGGTCGAGGTGTTCGTCGGACAGGCGGGTTAGCGGCGAGCGGAGGTACGCCGGGCCGTAGCCTCTGATCCGCATTGCCTCCTTGACCGGGATGGGGTTCGTCTCGACGAACAGTGCGCGGAACAGCGGGCCGAGTTCGTGGTGAATCGCTCTCGCTCGCTCGAAGTCGCCGGACAGCGCCGCACCGACCATCGCGCAGGTGCGCTCCGGTTCGATGTTGGCCGAGACGGAGATACAGCCGGTCCCGCCGACCGACAGCATCGGTAGCGTCATCCCGTCGTCGCCGGACAGCACCGCGAAGTCCTCGTCCTGCGTGCGTTCGATGATCTCTGAAATCTGTCCCATGTCGCCGCTCGCAGCCTTGTAGGCCCGGATGTTCGGGTGTGCGGCGAGTTCGACCGCCGTATCCGGGTCGATGTTCTGGCCCGTCCGCGAGGGGACGTTGTAGACGATCTGTGGCAGGTCGACGGCGTCAGCCAGCGTCGTGTAGTGGTCGAGGAACCCCTGCTGTTCGGGCTTGTTGTAGTACGGCGAGATGAGCAACAGCGCGTCAGCGCCGGCCTCGGCGGAGCGCCGGGACAGCTCCAGCGCTTCCTTGGTGTTGTTCGACCCCGAGCCGGCGATGACCGGCACGTCGTCGACGGCGTCGATGACCGCCTCGACGACCTCGATGTGTTCGTCGTGCGAGAGCGTCGCCGATTCACCGGTCGAGCCGACCGGAACGAGGCCGTCGACGCCGGCGGATTCGAGCCGCTGGGCGTCCTCTTGGAGTGTTTCGAAGTCGATACTGCCGTCCTGGTGGAACGGCGTGCACATAGCCGGGAACACGCCGCGGAAGTCGATAGCTGTCATTGCTGAGTGTGTGGTGTCGCTGTGGGTTCGGTTGTCCGGTCGGAAACGGTGCGATAGCCGGCCGATACCGCCGGCTGTTGTGTGTCAAACGTCCTGACCCGAGACGGAGTCGCCACGTCCGCCACGAGTCGCTAAAACGTCGGCTTGCGTTTCGCACGGACGACGCCCTCACCGGGGAGCCACGAGGCGGTTCCGGACTGACGGCGTCGTCGCATGGTCGAGTAACCAAGCGTGACCGACTTAGCTTTTGTGTTCTCGCTGTCGCCTTTCACAGTGCATTCGAAGCCTTATCGAGTCGTCGCATGGAGACGGCGGGACCCCCCATCGTGTGGCAGTACGCCAGCGTTTCCCTCGGCTTGTCTGGGAGACGCTGCTGGAGCAGGCCCGACTGCATTTTGGTATTTGCGTCCTGTCTGAAACAAGCGGTCAGAGGTGTACACATTACATTCTGACAATAACACATAAGTATCGGTCACAAAACACATACTGCAAGGTACATAATATCGGCAGGTATGCGTCGAAGACACTATCTTTTAGCCACCTCCAGCGTCTTCGGATTCGCCGGCTGTTCGAGTACCAGCAGTGATCCGACCGAGACAGCTGCAAAAACGGAAACCGAGAACACTGAGCAACAAACAGCTGGAAATACCGAAGAGATGACAGAGCGTCAACTCAGTGGTCACATTCGGCCAGCTGAGAGTCCTGAGTCCCCGGTAAAAGAACTCTCGTGTGAGAAGGGCAACTTCACTCGCCACCCGCCAATGTATGACGAAGGCTCCGTTCCGTGGGGAGATACCGGGTATGTATCACTACGGATTGATGGGACAGCGTTTGAATACGGTGACACAGCCCAAATTACGCTGACAAACACGTCTGATAGCACCCTCACTCTGGGTCTTAAGTATCTGTACCAGATCGAACTGCTCACTGAAGATGGCTGGCAAGATGTCCGTGGACAGACCGGGGACGATGAGTTTCAATACGTGGATATGGGTACCGAGGCAGCGCCTGGGCAGGTATTTGAATGGTCGCTCCGTCTGACCGAAGAGGGGGTTGTTCCTGACGAGAAGGATTTTACTGTGTGTCCTGAACTCGTCTCCGGTCGGTATCGGTTCGTCTACTGGACAGTTACTCCGGTAGCAGTTGCGTTCGACCTCCAGAAGTAGGCTGTTTTGCGCTTGTCCGAGTGAAACACAGTGCTCACTAAGTTGACTGCACTCCTCGGTAGTAAGACCGTCTTATTGACATATTCTATCCACGGCTAGAGCTGCTGAAGCGACAACAACTGGTTAGTTGGGGCATAATTACGCCGTTCTTTCACGTTTGTATCCCGAAAGCATATTCGGGCCGATAGCCAATACCTGATATGACAGTTTCCCAGCCGGGACAGCGCGTGGCCGTACTGGCCGACGCGCAAAACCTCTATCACACTGCCCGGAGTCTTTACTCGCGGAACATCGACTACGAGGCACTACTGGAAGAGGCCGTTGACGGCCGCGAACTGACCCGCGCAATCGCCTACGTCATCCGCGCGGATTCGCCCGAAGAGGAGTCGTTTTTCGAAGCGCTCGTCGACATCGGCTTCGAGACGCGCATCAAGGACATCAAGACGTTCCAGGACGGATCGAAGAAGGCCGACTGGGATGTCGGGATGAGTCTCGACGCGGTCTCGCTAGCGAATCACGTCGATACGGTCGTGCTCTGTACCGGCGACGGGGACTTCGCTCGTGTGTGTCGGTATCTCCGCCACGAAGGCTGTCGCGTCGAAGCGATGGGCTTCGAAGAGTCGTCCTCCGAAGACCTCAAAGCGGCCGTTGATGGGTTCATCGATATGAGCGACGATTCCGACCGGTTCCTGCTATAGCCGACCCAGTGTGTGGGCGGTCGCTCCGGCGCTGTCTCCACCACTGGCCCAACCGTAACCGGAATAGCTTCCTGTGGCTCGACGGGCTCAGAGCTACTTGTGCTCGGGTTTCGAAGGAAAAGGCTCTCGGCGGTTAGACCGGGCGACCGTCTTCTGACGTTCCAACGAGGAGGGCTCCGGCGGCCAGCCCAAGTGCAGCCAGCGCTCCGGCAGCGGCCGGGATGCCGATGTCGATTGCCCCTGTACCAAGGATGAGCACGGTGCTGATCGCCAGCAGCGCAGCGCCCAGAATCACTTTTCGCGTGTCTGTAGCCATGTCACCCGTCACTTGGAAGTCATCCGGTATAAATTTCCCCAAAATCGACGGAGGAAAGTATGGTACTAGGAAGCAATGCCCACATCTTTCCTGAGAGACGCCACCGCTCCGGCCCGGCAGATCGGAAATTCCGGCCCACCTGCATAACTGAAGCAGCAAACACATCCCCGTGTAGTTCCCCCGACCAGTTGGGTCACAGAGACGGCGTGTTGCCACATGCTGAGGATAGTCGGTACACCCTCGCGCTCGTCACGGAACAGGCGCGAGATGGAGACCCACTGCAGTTCCAGGCGTCGTGGTCGGATCGCTGACCGCGGATCGGATACAGAGGCACACGCCCCGTGTACTCGGGCCGGGGCGACTGACGGAGCGAACCAATGGCATTCCGGTTCGGGACTCCGTCACCCATAGGGCCGGACCGGTGATTCGGAACGGATTGGGGGAGTGGCATTCACCATCGCCACACGATTTCGGTCGGCCGTGGTTCGGGCAGCCACGGTCGGGCAAACATTTCCTTTCGGACTGCGTCGAACAGTGGCACGGACAGAACCGAAAGGCGGTTTATCACCCGGCATCGAACACGGGCAATGAGTAACGACGAGTTCTGCGGACTCCGGCGCGCGGCCGACTACCAGTTCGGCGGTGGCGGCGGGACAGCGCTGTTCGCCGGCGCTGACGCCCTCGACGTAACACACACCAGCTCCGGCCGTCCGCGGCAGGTCCATGCCACGGATGGCCGGATCGCTACGTACGGCGACGACGGGCGCTTTCGGCTCGGACTCGCCGGCGGGAGCAGACTCCTCGATGCCTTCGACGGGCCGCGACACCGCGTGGTCGTCGGCGACGAGAGCGAGCCCTTCATCCGTGAGGGCCGCAACGCCTTCGCGAAGTTCGTCCAGTCCGCCGACAGCGCTCTCCGTCCGGGCGACGAAGCCCTCGTCGTCCACGAGGACGGCTATCTACTCGCCGTCGGTCGCGCGGAACTGCCCGGCAGCGGCATGGACGACTTCGAGACGGGCATGGCCGTGAAGGTCCGCCAGGGCGCAGAGAACTGACAGAAAGCATTTGCTGCTCCCTCCGGGACGAGCGGTATGCACCGCCGAACCCTCCTCGCCGCACTAGCGCTCGCCCCGATTGCCGGCTGTGTCGCGCCCGGTGACACCGCTACGGCGAGCGATCAGTCGACGCCCACCGCCACGCCGACCGCAGAACCGGCGCCGCCGACGATGACGGCGCCGCCCGACGACCCGATTCTGTTCGTCGTCCACAACGGCACGGACGACGAACTGACCGTCTCCGTCGCCATCACGCACGACGGGACAACGGTGCTCGACGAGACAGTGACGCTGGCCGCCGACGAGACTGCAGAGTACGACCCGGACATCCATGCGCCCGGAGCGT
The genomic region above belongs to Haloarcula hispanica ATCC 33960 and contains:
- a CDS encoding M20 family metallopeptidase, giving the protein MAFDIPSFHRQAVETPSHERVDDMRSLLVDTLEDAGEYPEIDDLGNVVVSRGDTDGTHILLNTHIDTVPPHLPYERRTEPPGPDESIDGSGGDGDGDIVCGRGACDAKGPLAALLDAFLTVTPDNGRVTLAISTDEETTQTGGAHLADTVDADGYIVGEPTGLDVCTAARGQFEGTVTIHGESAHAADPGSGHNAIRAAAPILQAMEAYDEKTGPGEHETLGYPILTPSMVEGGEATNQVPAECTITFDRRSVPPETSESFCADLQAHLEQWLPESMDLTVDLIRPDTPFPEAFATDTDAELVRTLQEASGGGVRQFGAATEASYFASNGPTVVFGPGDLSDEIGAVAHSKREYVRLSEVRTAARAVRETVERLI
- the lysA gene encoding diaminopimelate decarboxylase, with amino-acid sequence MSHDSPPVRRLADWDHERLEAVAAEHGTPLYVVDLDRVAENYERFAAAFPDAHVMYAAKAHTGQAVLSKLLETGADIECAAWGELQRAIDAGADPNTLQYTAVNPPDHDLDRAVELAAENPGLTITAGARDTFDRLEERGYDGRVAIRINPGIGTGHHEKVATGKDAKFGIPYDEVPEVAADVRERFDLVGLHAHAGSGVLHDDLDDHCRAIAKVADMGRAVIADGAELDFVDFGGGFGVPYRETVEPLDMDTVGEKVREAVGDLNAQVKLEPGRYVVADAELILTEVNTVKETPAATVVGVDASLATLIRPAMFGSYHPIRNVTAPGREAEPVSVGGPCCTSADVFCTDRPIARPERTDLLAIGNAGAYGYELANQFHSQPRPAEVAFEDSETRIVRERETLADVTRMER
- a CDS encoding Tfx family DNA-binding protein, producing the protein MDERIDPGELLAAVGFDADESVLTRRQAEVLALRENDVRQSDIGELLGTSRANISSIERNARENVEKARQTVAFANTLTAPVCVDIEAGTDIYDIPPTVYAACDEAGVEVNYGSSNLLQLIDDAVDGAIQQDTVQVPLRIDVTNDGVVHVRERSTERTE
- a CDS encoding aldehyde dehydrogenase family protein; this encodes MSSDSKQQSATERKSAIKKRHEQAANEVLPDRRELYIGGEWVQSSAGKTFETIDPTTGEPLAEVQAGTAEDIDSAVAAAWDAYDETYSDMSTGARQAMLDSIADAIAERSEEFAKLESLDNGKPISEARIDIDLVIDHFRYFAGLARSGEGRTIETDDSRHVQTLREPYGVVGQIIPWNFPLLMAAWKLAPALSAGNTVVLKPAEETPLSILKLMEITEDVIPDGVVNVVTGFGPEAGEPLSKHPDIRKLAFTGSTEIGSKVMQSAAETITDVTLELGGKSPLIVFPDADLEQAVQTTITAIFFNTGECCCAGSRLFVHEDIKDEFLNELAAAAEDLTVDDPLLEATDLGPKVTAEQVERTLGYIEEAEQEGAAFVTGGSQPDDEALSDGCFVAPTLIDEIDHDSKPVQEEIFGPVQEVFSWSEYDEMMELANDVDYGLAAGVLTEDLSKAHQCAKDIEAGNIWVNTYNDFPAGQPFGGYKQSGIGREIGEETIEHYTQTKTVNISLD
- a CDS encoding bactofilin family protein, yielding MSSRLASGGLRVATLALVSLVLLSTVAGTVAAQSYQGASGTIIIGPDETYDSVEGVAGTVIVRGTVTGDVETAAGTVHVTEAGEVGGNIEAAAGTVRIDGTVGGNVSVAGGTVEIGETAQIGGHLEAGAGFLAIHGTVNGTVRAGAEEFVLGPTASVGGDVRYDAATFTRDPEATIGGSVVQDESIGDSAGPDSGEFALPSWIGVVYGLLVNLLLGAILLAAFPSFSARVAGHVAERPAKSGGVGLLTLVAVPVVLVVLLFTIVGIPLSLVGAVIFGVAVWVAVVYGQFAAGSWALSLADRENRWLALVVGLIGFAILGAIPVVGWVFELLALLLGLGALALTLRESYQRRGNVADGRQTTLDEIDSDTTAA
- a CDS encoding 2,3,4,5-tetrahydropyridine-2,6-dicarboxylate N-succinyltransferase; the protein is MSLEADIDDLWQRKQDGLSAADTTDDHLAVLDEFLTALEAGEVRAAEKSGGEWEANAWVKQGILLNFGLRETVAREYGGVDYHDVLPLRETEDLGERGTRNTPDGTTIRRGAYLGEDCIMMSPSFVNIGAYVGDGTLIDSCDTVGSCAQIGENVKLGANTLIGGVLEPVENAPVIVEDEVSLGAGCRVTSGFVVGEGSIVGENTLLTPRIPVYDLVKDEVLYGELPPERRAFQRFVDSSVGENDLIPGGAYKPAVVATDVEEETLEATEREDALRE